Within the Setaria viridis chromosome 3, Setaria_viridis_v4.0, whole genome shotgun sequence genome, the region GCAGAAAGGGAGTGGCGcccccaacgtaaccggtcacgaatacccatgcgcggccgtgcggcgctagctgcagtggccgcggctccctctgatttgccgcagggtactcatggcccgcgCCGAACGGCACAGGAGGGCGCTCCGCTTGCTCTCACGCCCCGCGCTCCCGATGACATGGATGCGACATCCGCGTCTCACGGGTAATCAGCAGGGTAACAGAATCggccctcctccccggcgggcacagaTGCCAAGGCTGAGGATCATCATCGTGCTCGGCAGCAACGACGACtggggagatcatcgacaggatctggaAGAAATTGCCCTCCCTcgacggacgcgctgacagggaccggaggccggagtGAGAGCGGCGGCCCTGGGACCCTCTCCTTATGTTATAttctacttagcttatctcttttacttctcctcatgcctggctcatctgtaaccccgagctcccccttcgcgctataaaaggaggaccgggggtcctgagacaggggactctctcTCAAGCAAATAGAACACACCCGCACCCACTTAGAGCACTAGCGCACTCTCAAGAGACCTGGAAtcggttccctctctcgcactactgtaacccctactacagaaccccgcgtgggtaacacgagcggctcccgatactggacgtagggctttcctttgcccgaactagtctaactccgtgtctcccacgccaccatccgaagccttacgcgcataaaagaaatttactagtctaagtctcgatccgcaaatcttgacaatgacaacggtcaaaaaagagatgtttaattgtttcattacaaTCACAGAAACAACACTTTTGACTTCCAACCCAATTTCTCTTAGCTCAATTATCCTTTGTTAAAATTACACCTCTCGAGATGCCAAaggaatattttttatttttagaggaATTCTTAGATTCCAAATAAATTTTTTGGTGAAAGGGGTACCCTGATTCATCAAATACTTATACATAGACTAAACTGTAAAACATCCGTGTCGATGTAGGTCCTAGGTAAAGTTGTTGCTCCCTTGTGAAAGTTGTTGTAAGGATATTTTGGCTACTAGGTTGTGCCAAGAATTTAATTTATCCCCTGTTAGAGCTCTTCGAAAGGAAATATTAAGTGGATTTTGATTCATAACGTTTACCACTGTATCATGGGGATAATTAACTATATTAAAAAGGCAAGAAAAATACTCTCTAAGAGGTTTAGAGCCCACCCAGGTGTCCTCCCAAAATCTGATTTGTGAATCATCTTTTATCTTAAATACCCCACACCCCGGAAAGTCTTCCCTGACTTTTAATAGACCTTTCAAAAAATGTGAATCACCAGGTTTAATCTGAACTGAACCTGAGTAAAACATTGTGTACTTAGATACTTATTTCTGAGTAAGGTCTGCCATGTACCTTCTTCATTAAGAAATTTAAAAATCCATTTACAGAGAAGGCATTTGTGTTTAATCCAGAGATTAGGTATTCCTAGACCCCCTTGATCTTTAGGATGACACAGGAGGTCCCACTTTGCAAGGTGGTATTTTTGTTTGTCATTATTGTCTTGCCAAAAAGATCTGGACCTATAAAAATCCAATCTTTTAAGGATGCTCTTCAAAATTTCAAAGAAAGATATCATGAACATCATGAACATGGGGAGGCTGCTTAGAACTGAATTTAGTAAAACTAGCCTGTCGCCATAGGATAGGTGTTTAGCTTTCCAAGAGCTTAATTTGCGCTTGAATATTTCCTCAATTATACTCCAATATGCATCAGAATACCTAAGTATCTGAAAGGAAAGGATCCTAGCCCACAACCAAACAATCTAGTATATTCTTGTTCATAATGTTTAGCTTCTCCATAATAGAAGATCTCACTTTTGTGGAAGTTAATTTTAAGTCCTAATAATTGTTCAAAAACACAGAGCAGCAGTTTTAAATTTTTTGCTTGCTCCAAATCATGATCCATGAACAGGATtgtatcatctgcatattgcaaAATTGACAACCCATCTTCCGCTAGATGGGGAATGAACACTTTGATTTGACCATCATCTTTTGCCCTCTTTATCAAAATAGAGAGCATATCTGCCATAATATTAAAAAGAATAGGTGACATGGGATTTCCTTGCCTTAACCCCCTTTTTTGTTTGGAAGTAGTGTCCAGGACATCATTGATTTTGATGCCTACACTTCCTCTTGAAATAAATCTTTCAACCCATATGCACCATTGCTGACAAAATCCCTTCATTTGAAGAGTTTGCTGGAGGAAAAACCATTTTAAATTATCATAGGCCAGTAGATTTTAAGAATTATCCCATTAAGCTTCTTAGTATGTAATTCATGGATAGCTACTCCTTACATAATATTCCAACCTGGCATAAATACCGTTTAAGAAGGTCGAACTACCGTTGTTGGCTACCCCCATAAGTATATTGGTAGTAACGTTGGTAAAAATCTTAAAACTTACATTAAGCGAGCAAATGGGCCTATATTGTTGTATTTTTGTTGCCTCCTTTATTTTTAGGAGAATAGTAATTACTCCAAAATTGAGGCTATACAAATGAAGGCGCCCTTCAAAAAAAtcagtgaataaatctaaaaggTCCTCTTTTATGATGTCCCAAAACACTTGATAGAATTCTGTTGGGAAACCATCTGGACCAAGGGCTTTATTATGTTCCATTTGGAACACTACCTCTTTTACCTCATTCTGTAAAGGGAGATGTGAGGGGGTTATTCTCCTCCTCTATGACGTGAGGTATATCTTGATTCTAGTCTTCCACTAGGGTGAAATTATTTTCCTCTTGTGATCCAGATAGTCCtttgtaatagtttgtgatataAGCTTTTAATTCAGCATCACCCACTATCACCCCATCTTCTTGTTCTAATTTGAAGATGCGTTATTTCTATATTTACCATTAGCAACCAAATGGAAATATTAGGTGTTATCATCACCTTCCAAAAGGTCTTTAGTTTTAGCTCTCTCGTACCATTTAATTTCTTCTTCCCTCAAGAGGTGAACTAATCGTTCATTGAGGTAATGCTTGAAATCTAAGTCCTAATTAGAGAGTACATTAGTTTCTGTCTTTTTATCTAGATCATCGATCATCGAAACTAatatcttttttcctttttattttggcCAGCTCCCATCCTCTAAGAAATTTCCGGCGGGATCTAATTTTATTCTACCATTTTTCCATAGCAGTGGTCCCCCTGGTTTGTGATTGCCAATCACGAAAGCCATATCTAATTAACCAACCTCGTTCAAATTTAAAAGGAGGTGGTTGTTTATTATGTGAAGAAGCACCCGTGTTTAATAATAACAGTGTGCTATCTGAATTACTTCTATCTTTGACGTGTAGAGTTGTGAGAGAGAACTTTTGCTCCCATTACGTACTTACCAGAACTCTATCTAATTTCTCAAATGTCAGATCATCCCGACTAGTGCCTGATAATGAATAGTACATAACTACTACTAGTGCCTgactaacatttttttttcaattgtttTCCAAAGAAGTGGTGCACGAGCCAAGAAAGTCAATCAGGTACAGCCCACACTACTGCCCAAACTCCTTTTGCTTCTAATATTCCTGATAGTGTAACAATCGTTAATAGGAATAGTATAAAACTAACTCTAGACTGGAGTATACAACGGTAGTGCAAGTCTACTCCACTCCTTTCCTTCCATGAACATTACACCATGTCAACATTCTACCTTGTTTCCTTCCCACCTTTTCATCTAGAAACCTACTGATGAAAATGCCTATAACATTCCAGACTGTTAGGTTAAAGAGTTCATTTACAAAACAAGAATGTCTGACAGGACCCATCATAATGTCAAAACAGATCATCTACCATGCTGTTCGATGGAACAGTTCTACATTCACCCATCCAGGGGCAGATTAACAATAGAACAGAAAACAATTAATGATGGGTGTAACTTCACAACATGATGCTTCTTAGCAAGTTCAGAATAAAATCATATGTTCATGTCAATTTCAGAGAAGATAATAACTCTAGGATGTAGAAGATAAAATGAGTGACAGAAACCTACATGCAGATACAACATTTGAAATGTGCATTACTGTGGAAACAAACAAGATAAATGCCAAGGTGAGCCTATATCTGCTTGTGATCTTCATGTGGTTGATCCTGATGCTCACCTTGCCATGCCCAAACAATGTCTTTGAGGGCTGGTTTCATGTCCTGCTTAAACAAATTTTCGTATTCTAGTGTATCCCCATTATTCTTCTTGATCTCTACCAAATGGAAAGAAGGAGTAACTTCAAAAATCTCTGCATCGATAGACAAGACACCTTTCCTTCCTTCACTTTCACCTTCCATTTTCAGCACAccaccttctttcttctttacaGTAAGTTTTGAACATGTGGCAACATCCTCTAGTTTCGATATAATAGTTGAAGCTGATTGACTAGATGTGAACCttgcctcttttcttttctcagtcTCCTCAAATAAGGCAGAAAGATTGAAGCCTTCTGAGAGGGAAATGATATCAAAAGCATTAAGGTTGGTGACTTTTGCCGCATCCTGCTTCTCATCAACCATTTTATTATTGCCACTACTGCTACCTGTGGATGCGAAAACCACATCAACATGAGTTAGAGCTGAAACTTTCCCCTTCATCTCGATATTCTTTCGGATTAGCTTGCTGTCAAGGCCCTTTTTGAACCAAAAGCATTCCACTATTTTCGTAATTGGCATTCTAGTCCTAGGGTTTGGATCAAGAATTCTTGACACTAGCTTTCGTACATCAGATGGAAACCAAGGTGGACATTTGAAATCTGCTTTCCCAATCTTTCTGTACATCTCCATCAAATTTGAATCTTGGAATGGCAGATAACCAGCCATAAGAACAAATAGGATAACCCCACATGACCATGTGTCAACCTTTGCACCATCATATCCTTTTCGGCTGATAACCTCAGGTGCCACATATGCTGGAGTGCCACAAGTTGTGTGTAGAAGGCCATCTTGGCGCCTTGACTCAGCAAGAGCACTCAAtccaaaatctgaaattttcaGGTTCCCGTTATCATCGACGAGTAGGTTTTCTGGCTTCAGATCACGATGATACACACCCCTACTATGGCAGAAATCAACCGCACTAACCAGCTGTTGGAAGTATTTCCTTGCAGCATCTTCTCTTAACTTACCTTTAGCAATTTTGTTAAACAATTCACCACCCTTGACATATTCAAGCACAAAGTATATCTTTGATTTAGTAGCCATGACCTCATAAAGCTGTATGATGTTTGGGTGCCTTACTAATTTCATCACTGATATCTCTCGTTTGATCTGCTCCATTAGGCCAACCTTGAAAATTTTGTCCTTGTCAATCACTTTAATAGCAACACTTTGTGAAGTTACTATGTTCCTAGCATGATATACCTTGGCAAAAGTTCCCTGCCCCAATAATTTTCCAACCTCATACCGTTGCATCAAAATGTTTCCATTCTTCTCTGCTTCCATCATAAACAAATCCTAGCAGATGATTCTTATTATCTTATTTTATGAAGCCAAACTGATAAAACAAAAAATTTCAACCGTCTTCAGAAATTATACAATCTAGCATAGCAATATTTCTGACATTAGTGGCATCATTACTTTCTGATATGCACCTAATGTGCACTTGAAATCCTTGCTCATCAAGAACCAGTAATTTCAAATGAATTGGAGAAATGCCCTCCTCTTTACAAGAGAAATCTTTAGCATGCAAATACATCTTTCTGCATTCCTTAAAATGGCCTTACAATGCAATTTGCACAATTTGCAGCGCTGCCAATACATAAAAGAAGCATAGTTATTTTCTGGAGTCAGGAAGTATATCGCTTATTATCCAAAATTAATACTAAAAGTTGCAGATAAGCAAGTCATGGACCAAAAAAaaccaaaaaggaaaatgaagtgTGCATGTGTGCTTGGAAATAGATATGCAGTCAACTAGTGCAGCAGGCTCCATGGCAatgggggtgtttgtttccttCTCTCTTTGGTTCGGTGAGACAAGCCTAGGGCCCATCACTGTGTCCAGAGTTCAAGCCTATGAAACTTGTCTGAATGGCATGCGGACACTTGAACTAAGTTGATGCGCTGGAACTAGTTCAGTGCTAGCAAACTTGAATATTAAACTGGGGCGAAGTGTGACTCAACCCACCACGTGGATGGAGTCTATTCATGTATGCACGATTGCATTTAGATACATTAGCTTGCACAATGTAGAATATGAACAATTACACCAAATAACTTAAAGGTTACGTATGTTGCATGAAGATTAAATTCAGAGAGACTGAACCTATGttttctttcagaaaaaaaaaaccatggaatgtaaataaaataatacaagagtaaaaactaaaataaaataaaaagccATGATATATGCACATAATATTCTGATGGATAAATGTAcacatgattaatataaatATGATAGATGAAGTCATCCCACAAAAAATAATGGCATGAACTCATTATGGACCATCTCATCTAGAATGGGTTGATccatcaaaccaaacaccccatgAAGGAACGGCAGAGACAGGATAGAAGGCATTGATAATCTGCACTACAGGTTCATACGCAAGTTTTGTCTTGTGGTATAACACTATGAGTTATGTGGTTAGTTTAGAAGTCTGTAAAAAAGGCATTCCTTAGTCTGTAAATATAGATACCATAACCGCTTTCCAAATTTCAAAATACTAGGCTATTCGCAGTTCCATGAAATCTACAGGTACTTCTTATGGTGGTTTAACCATGTCACAACATTTACTAATTATGGAAATGTTATTTGCACTCCAGTAAGAAGGCTGCAGTTCCTTTACCAGCAGCACTCCAACAGGAATCAAATGATACCctggagaaaaaaaatgtatgaTGCTTCTACAAAATCAAAAGTTGAGCAACGCCGGTACGTATTGTTGTAAGAGAGACAATATTGACTTGGGAAAAGCACAATGTCCTTGATAAGATATGGACGTGCAGTCTCCCTAGGCAAAATTTATGCTGATGGATTTAGTATAGGTTGAATCCTTATACAAAAAAAGAAATCTAGCTCTTAATTGCATATCAGAGACAAAAGAAGTCTGGATTGTACATGTCCTAAAATAGTATAAGGAAGTGGAATACTATTCTGCTTCACTAGAAAATAGTGGAAGTACCTGCGGAGTTAATTAAAAGGTTCACCCATTATTCCTCAGGCTTAAGTGATTGAAAATTTCCATTCTTCAGTTAATTCACTGTGAAACAGTGGAAATACCTGCCGAGTTAATTAAAAGGTTCATCTATTCCTCAGGCTTAAGTGATTGAAAATTTCCTATTCTTCAGTAAATTATTTTCAGCCTATATGATTTTGGTCCAGCCATTCCAATACATGCATAGGTATCCTTTACAACCTCAAACCCACCCTGTCTGTGACATAGCATCTAGGCACCTTCAACCCATTTTCCTCCATATGTGCCACTAGCTTTCATGAGACTAATCTCATCATGTCTGAAATTAGAAATTTCGTCACAAGTAACAGCAGTTTTGCTGTCTTTCTCAATAATACTAGTAGTCTGGTACAGTTTAGTCCAGCATTCACTCTCTTAATCACGCTACAATCTAGTGTACAGTCAGGAGAACTTTTCACCGACGTAGTTTATGATGATTCCCCCCACtgtaatttttctttctttaatttCAGAAATGCAATACCGTGGCCAAGGAAATATAATGGTCATTGTCGATATGAGATGGATTCAGAAGCGAACTAGTTTCATCCCTGGCCCTGAAGTAGACAAAGAACAAAAGCACCTACACACAATTCCAAACCCATATATATGTTCCCACGCAATTGTTTCAATAGTACCAATGGGGAAATGATTCTTTTAGTTTGATGCTTGTAAATGAACACGGCACAATAAAAGTAAAAGTGTATCCAGAACGATAACAAATCAAAGCAGTGACGGCACTAAATTTATCAGGGCAAAAACTGCTAATAGTACGCCCCCACGCAGCAAACAGATCAGCAACAAAATAGGTGCTATCACGAATGGAAAACATTTGAATTTGTGGGGTCGTAATAATAAAGGAAACGAAATAAAATCCATAGGACAGGACGAACCAAATAAGCAGGCGATTGCTTTCCCTTACCAACAGAATGAATGGATCCGTAACAAGTCCTGACGGACCTGCACTGCACcccacggcggcggcaacgaAGGGGTCCGGAACAAACACGGTGAGGATGCCTACGGGGAACGAAGTCGAGGCGCGGTTGCAATTGAAGGGTGGCTGGATCTAAGCGGCGCGGATGGAGGTGGAGAGAGCCTACGAGCGGATGGAGTTTTTGCGGACTGGACGGGCCAGCGGCGAGCCGGATGCGCGCGCAATGTGGCTTCACTGGCGCAATCCTCTGCAACAGCAATGCCGCGGAGGAGCAGGGAATTGGGCGCCACAATTTTCAGTTCTTGGTGGTGGAGGAAAAGGGGACTACAGGAAGGCGGGGGGGCGGCCTAAACAGGGCCCTGTTTTATGGTGCTCCTGCGCGCATTCGCTGGCCAACCATTTGGTTGGCGTAGATTTGATTTCATATTTGTTGTCAGCCCCATCTGTTATTTAAAGGGGACTAAAGAAAGGAACTGCTCGCGCTCGCAATAGTATCGACTTTGAGACTGTAAGGCTCCGTTTAATTTCGATATTGGAAGGCTTGGAATTAAATTAGGTTCAATATCAAATAAGCTATGGCATTGAAATGAGATACAATTCCAATTATGTTGTTTTGGATGTCATTACATTGGCGTTTGCGATCTTGGGAAAGAACTCAATTCAATTTTCTGTTTGAACCTACAAAAGCATAGAATTGGTATTTGTTCCGCTTCTTCCACCATGgccgacaaccactactccaaGCACACGTACGGCAACCCCTCGTTGTCATCGCCGCGCACAGGGTTCTCTAGCCCGCTGCCCACCTCATCGCACTGCTGGTGAATCACCACACATGAAGAGGAGAgtggcggcgcccctcccggATCCATGCGTCCCTCTCGGATCCACAGAAACGGAGGGCCACCGGACTCGTGGGCAGAggagcggcgcgccggcgcccgaCTCCTGGGTAGAGGGGAGCAGCGCCGGACTCGGGGGTGGAGGTGAACGGCGCGCCAGCGCCCGACTCCTGGGCGGAGGGAGCAGCGCGTCGACTCCTGACTCGGTTGCGGAGGGGTGGCGCAACAGGGGGGCTAAGGGGCGGTGCTGTGGAGGAGGCCGGTGATGGAGGGATCCATGGCCGCCGAAGGGATGGTGCTATGGACGAGGCCGGTGATAGAGggagccatggccgccgccggaaTTAGAGAGGGGCGGAAGGAGGCTGGTGCGGGAAGTAAACGAGAACGAGAAAGAGATGAATAATGAGGGGAAGGGTCTGATTTATGTTGGGGGTTGCGGTAGTTGCTCCAATGCCGCTTGGTATTAACTGTGATTCCTATGCCAATTCTTAGAACTATCCAAAAAGCTACATTTGAGGCTTCCAATACCAATTCTGAATTCCAGACTTCAATGTCTACATCCAAACGGGGTGTAAGTAGTAAGGCCCTAAAACGCACTCCATACGTCCCAAAGTAtagatcattttgactttttagatgcatagatattatatCTAAGTACATAATAAAGTCTATatatctaataaagtcaaaacgatttataatttggaacataGGGAGTAAAAGAGATATTCAAAATTTTACTCTCTCGCTCTCTGAATTGTGCTCCTCGTAATGAACACATAGTTTTATATGTATTTTCTATTGATTTACATGTTTGTAGCACAAATATTATGCACACTTCCAACATTTACTTCTCTACCTAGGGGTTCTTTCCGAAAGGTCTATAACAACTTGTATGTTGCCCTTTATTGGATATTTTGGACTATGCTTTTGCGCCTTATGACCTTATTCGCTCGGGTCTTTCGTTCAAAATCAACACATCCATATCCAACCGTGCGCTAGGGCAGTGCATGCCCTCCCTCTTCCTCGTAGATCATTTTTGGGATTATAATTTGGTGTCTCCCTCGTTTCTAAGCAGCCCTAAGCCGCTGATTATATACTTTTGACGTACTTAAAGTCATTTCGTTATAATTCTGCTGGTGGTTCCACAAGCAAGAGGCGCGACGACATCCTTGAAAGTAAGAGTTCCGTATATACCTCATCGTATTATTTTACATTCAATATAATAATCTTACtattctaaaatttaaattcgGACAAAAAAAGCATATGAGCTCCAAATAAGATGGTACGTTTCTTGTCTTAGTTTCAATCAGCAGACCAAAGGAATCTTGAGAATCAAGCATCCCATATCTAAATCTGGTGGATCCACACAATAATTGCTGAGTCCCAGCGCCTACTTTAGTGTTTTTATAGTGCATTATTTGGGCTATCCTCTCCGGCCATCAGACATAACTTGACCGTCAATGCGTCATACTTCACCAATAATCAAGGCAGGTTTGTAGCTGTTCAATTCTCATTCCAATTCTCTTTTACGTGGTATGGTAGTTCATAACTTTAACCTGCTGTAAATAATCTCCAAAGCCATGTTTGAatgatcagaattcagaatgcTTAAGACGAGAAATCATCCAAAATAATTCACAAGATCCTATATGGTGGGTAGGCAGTTGGTACATCCACTTTGATAGAGAGAGAGaaccaccaggccaccaccagACTATTCACTTGTTCTGGACTAGAAAGCCGGAGCCACCAGCTGCGGCCCCCGCTCGGACCCAGAAACCTCTTTGTCCTGCTAGCCCATGCTCGGCAGGGACACCCCACGTAGAATCCAAACCCGTCCACATGGCCGTGTGCTCGGTGGCGAGCTGTCATGTCGAATCGATGGTGCTGCGGCGCTGCCGGGTGCCGACGCCCGAGATTCGTCGGCTCGGGCGGCTCCGGAGTCCGGACCATACGAGCCTCGTTGTCACGGGCACACCGCGCTCTTCAGGGCGTGGAGTGGGAGAATGTTGGCACGGTGCTTGATTGTGATGCCGAGAGGGAAAAGACAGAGAGAGACTCAAGATGCAATTGGTGTGTCCAATTGGATGCAAATATCTATTGTTCTTCAGAATTATTTGCTTAACCTGAGAGTTGCCAAATTGGAAGGGAGAGTACACACCGACATCTTCTTTTAGAACGAGCTCGATCTGGCCTTGTAGGCTTGAAGCTCGTCAAGACATCAATTTGTTATGGGCATCGGAAATTGAATGACTCTACAAAGTTTTGTCTGGTTTTAGGTAAATGTGGCCAAAGTGACTACGTAGCCGTAAGGACCTCAGACTACATTTATATACAAGACATTTCGCGTAAGATCACCTATTAGACCTTCAATAAAGACGAATAACCTTACGTGAAGTAAGATCACCTATTAGACCTTCAATAAAGATGAATAGCCTTACGTGAAATATGTCGGCATGACTTGTGTAATCTGGTATTATTTCTCTTTGGCCGGAAAACATCAGTTGCCTAACGTATTGTTGTTGTAGAAAGTGGGGCCAACAATTTTtcaaactaaaacaacaagaaaGACGACAATCTAAAAAATGACCTCGGGAGAGCTTGAGAATTCTCCCCGTCAGTCGGAACATGTCCGTTTGTATTCACCGTGATCTCATTTTATAGAGTCGTAATTTTTACACCATACAACTCGACTCTCTGCTTTTCTCGTTATGCAAAGCATATTCGAGGGCATTACAATAACATTACACCACTTTTATCACACCCTTTTACAACTCATCACTTTACACCTAAGCTTGAGTGAGCCTGAGCGCCAAAGCCACCTTCTTCACTTCTCTCCCGGCTGTGATCACGAGGGCTATCCCGAGCCATTGCCACTCAACGACCACTTCGCTTCTGGCGATGTGCTTGTGCTCATGATGTCTTCTCCATGCACGAAGTCTTCTCACCGCCCCGACTAGATGCTGACTCGGCTCGAGCATCCCGACTTTGTGGCGCCTGGTCACTGCACCTGAAGTCACCTCTTCGCGTCAGCTGTAAATGAGAAAACCAAAGGCTTCGCCTCCAATTCTTCGTTAAGTCAGTTAAATGCAAGGCCTCCAAATGAGTGAGGGGGTACCAAGCGGAGTTCTTTtccccaatagtagcccctTACTAGTGAAGGTTTTGACGAAACGAACTAGCGACATAGCTCCTCGCGAGCTGGGGACGCCAAGACTTCCCGAAGTGCC harbors:
- the LOC117849967 gene encoding CBL-interacting protein kinase 18 codes for the protein MMEAEKNGNILMQRYEVGKLLGQGTFAKVYHARNIVTSQSVAIKVIDKDKIFKVGLMEQIKREISVMKLVRHPNIIQLYEVMATKSKIYFVLEYVKGGELFNKIAKGKLREDAARKYFQQLVSAVDFCHSRGVYHRDLKPENLLVDDNGNLKISDFGLSALAESRRQDGLLHTTCGTPAYVAPEVISRKGYDGAKVDTWSCGVILFVLMAGYLPFQDSNLMEMYRKIGKADFKCPPWFPSDVRKLVSRILDPNPRTRMPITKIVECFWFKKGLDSKLIRKNIEMKGKVSALTHVDVVFASTGSSSGNNKMVDEKQDAAKVTNLNAFDIISLSEGFNLSALFEETEKRKEARFTSSQSASTIISKLEDVATCSKLTVKKKEGGVLKMEGESEGRKGVLSIDAEIFEVTPSFHLVEIKKNNGDTLEYENLFKQDMKPALKDIVWAWQGEHQDQPHEDHKQI